In Phocoena phocoena chromosome 19, mPhoPho1.1, whole genome shotgun sequence, a genomic segment contains:
- the ZNF594 gene encoding zinc finger protein 594 codes for MTCLPERCFSDCSKLRITWSVSWSFKQKSEVTEHQKTGNIKKTYECKECGKNFSRSSNLIVHQRIHTGKKPYVCSECGKDFNQSSNLIIHQRIHTGKKPYICHECGKDFNQSSNLARHKRIHNDENPYECKDCGKAFKGSSKLVLHQRIHSGGKPYVCDECGKAFNQSSDLIIHHRIHTGEKPYECYECGQTFSQSSHLVTHQRIHTGEKPFKCNTCEKAFRQRSRLTEHQRLHSGERPRECHKCGKSFSGRTAFLKHQRLHTRIHREEKPYECTECGKTFRGSSDLIRHWITHTGEKPYECNECGKAFSQRSHLVTHQKIHTGEKPYQCNECGKAFRQRSLLVQHQRIHSGEKPYECKECGKAFICSDLIRHQVTHSGEKPYECKECGKTFNQSSDLMRHHRIHSGEKPYMCNKCGKSFRGSSDLIKHHRVHTREKPYECPECGKAFSQNSHLVSHQRIHTGEKPFECSNCGKAFSGRTAFLKHQKLHTGKELGEHKRVHKQDLF; via the exons AGCTTCAAACAGAAGTCAGAAGTAACTGAACATCAGAAAACTGGTAATATAAAGAAAacctatgaatgtaaggaatgtggaaaaAATTTCAGTCGGAGCTCAAACCTGATCgtacatcagagaattcatacaggAAAGAAACCATATGTATGTAGTGAATGTGGAAAAGACTTTAATCAAAGTTCAAATCTTATtatacatcagagaattcatacaggAAAGAAACCTTATATATGTCATGAATGTGGAAAAGACTTCAATCAGAGCTCTAATCTGGCCCGACATAAGAGAATACATAATGACGAGAATCCCTATGAATGTAAAGACTGTGGAAAGGCCTTCAAGGGAAGCTCGAAACTTGTCCTGCACCAGAGAATTCACAGTGGAGGGAAGCCATATGTATGTGATgagtgtgggaaggccttcaaTCAAAGTTCAGATCTTATTATCCATCACAGAATtcacactggggagaaaccctatgaatgttaTGAATGTGGACAAACCTTCAGTCAGAGTTCACACCTTGtcacacatcagagaattcatactggagagaaacccttcaAGTGCAACACCTGTGAAAAGGCCTTCAGGCAGCGTTCACGCCTCACAGAACACCAGAGACTCCACAGTGGGGAGAGACCCCGTGAATGTCACAAATGTGGGAAATCCTTCAGTGGGCGCACAGCCTTTCTTAAACATCAGAGACTACATACT AGAATTCACAGGGAAGAAAAACCTTATGAATGTACTGAGTGTGGAAAAACCTTCCGAGGAAGTTCAGATCTAATTCGGCATTGGAtaactcacactggagagaaaccctatgaatgtaatgaatgtgggaaagcctttagccAGAGGTCACACCTTGTTACACATCAGAaaattcacactggagagaaaccctatcagtgcaatgaatgtgggaaagccttccgGCAGCGTTCACTCCTTGTCCAGCATCAGAGAATCCACAGtggtgagaaaccctatgaatgtaaggaatgcgGAAAAGCCTTCATCTG CTCAGACCTCATCCGACATCAGGTAACTCAttcaggagagaaaccctatgaatgtaaagaatgtgggaaaaCTTTCAATCAGAGCTCAGACCTTATGAGACATCACAGAATTCATAGTGGAGAAAAACCTTATATGTGCAATAAATGTGGGAAATCTTTCAGGGGCAGCTCAGATCTCATTAAACACCACCGTGTTCATACtagagagaaaccctatgaatgccctgaatgtgggaaggccttcagtcAGAACTCACACCTTGTTAGTCaccagagaattcacactggagagaaaccctttgAATGTAGCAactgtgggaaggccttcagtGGGCGCACAGCTTTTCTTAAACATCAGAAACTTCATACTGGAAAGGAGCTTGGGGAACACAAGAGAGTCCACAAACAGGACTTATTCTAA